The following are encoded in a window of Castanea sativa cultivar Marrone di Chiusa Pesio chromosome 9, ASM4071231v1 genomic DNA:
- the LOC142609623 gene encoding condensin-1 complex subunit CAP-D2, which produces MAPHFVFPQSLRELEEDHEDNRLYAQNSIDVASLRSSELEEFVKGVSFDLSDKELFCIEDQDIFDRVYSLIRGYASLPSSCKFNLVESLRSNLSVLLPNVDSLTRTQDDDTLVHDRVASHRNAFKIYTFFLINVVLAEESNAGSSNNSKVIATTRKKLIKNSWNWEPQRGRILNLIANSLEINLALLFGSTDPDENYLSFIAKHTFSMFENAILLKDSDTKDALCRIIGSCTTKYHYMAQSCASIMHLIHKYDFVVIPMAEAVAGAKKKYADGSLASALVREIGRTNPKDYVKDTAGAENIGRFLVEIADRLPKLISTNIGVLVPHFGGESYKIRNALVGVLGKLVAKAFKDDEGEVSSKSVRLRTKQAMLEILLERCRDVSAYTRSRVLQVWAELCEEHSVSIGLWNEVAEVAAGRLEDKSAIVRKSALNLLILMLQHNPFGPQLRIASFEATLEQYKKKLNELEPDVPAESVVDDLPSDNDTCNENGEVHNIDAQVLAEEQQESSTDSCLTQTEEEIIQKDNSVPDVGNLEQTRALVASLEAGLRFSKCVSATMPTLVQLMASSSASDVENTILLLMRCKQFQIDGSEACLRKMLPLVFSQDKSIYEAVENAFVTIYIRKNPVETAKNLLSLAIDSNIGDLAALEFIVAALVSKGDISSGTISALWDFFCFSVSGTTAEQSRGALSVLCMAAKSSPVILGSHLQDIIDIGFGRWAKVEPLLARAACFALQRLSDDDKKKLLSVNGSRVFGMLESLISGSWLPENIWYAAADKAIAAIYTIHPTPETLAANIVKKSLSSVFDCSGGDELQNDIDSGSAGILTTVQVVKLSRYLFIASHVAMNQLLYVESCARKIQKQRAAKEKADIDRHNLQSNGTTPADTLKDNNINAELGLAASADAMLDTLSDKAEKEIISGNSSEKNLIGHCAPFLSKLCRNFSLMQKYPELQASGMLALCRFMIIDAKFCDANLQLLFTVVENASSETVRSNCTIALGDLAVRFPNLLEPWTENMYARLQDASVSVRKNAVLVLSHLILNDMMKVKGYINEMAIQLEDEEERISSLAKLFFHELSKKGSNPIYNLLPDILGKLSIRNLKRESFCNIMQFLIASIKKDKQMEALVEKLCNRFNGVTDITQLEYISYCLSQLAFTEKGMKKLMESFKTYEHALSEESVMDHFKNIINKSKKFAKPELKSCIEEFEDKLNKFHVEKKEQEVTARNAQIHQQRFGSTEGVPVSGNDGEDSADSDTEGVTKSRAKKSSMKDQKGNVSASTKRSIRSKRR; this is translated from the exons ATGGCTCCTCACTTCGTTTTCCCACAGAGCCTCAGAGAACTAGAAGAAGACCACGAAGATAACCGCCTTTACGCTCAGAACTCCATCGATGTCGCTTCGCTTCGTTCTTCTGAACTCGAAGAGTTCGTCAAAG GTGTTTCTTTTGATCTTTCCGACAAGGAGCTCTTTTGCATTGAAGATCAAGATATCTTTGATCGTGTTTATTCGTTGATTCGTGGTTATGCTAGTCTCCCTTCATCTTGTAAATTCAATCTCGTAGAGAGTCTTCGATCTAATCTCAGTGTTCTTCTTCCAAATGTTGATTCGCTTACTCGAACTCAAGATGATGACACTTTGGTGCATGATAGGGTTGCTTCACATCGTAATGCTTTTAAAATCTACACATTTTTCCTCATCAATGTTGTTCTTGCTGAGGAGTCCAATGCTGGTTCCAGCAACAATTCGAAg GTAATAGCAACTACAAGGAAGAAACTTATCAAAAACTCATGGAATTGGGAGCCTCAGAGGGGTAGGATACTCAATTTGATTGCTAATTCACTAGAGATCAACCTTGCGTTGCTCTTTGGTTCAACGGACCCAGATGAAAACTATCTGTCTTTCATCGCGAA ACATACATTCTCTATGTTTGAGAATGCAATTCTTTTAAAAGACTCCGATACAAAAGATGCTCTATGCCGTATAATTGGGTCATGCACTACAAAATACCACTACATGGCACAATCGTGTGCTTCTATCATGCACCTAATTCACAAATATGATTTTGTTGTTATCCCCATGGCTGAAGCAGTTGCTGGTGCTAAGAAGAAGTATGCTGATGGAAGCCTGGCCAGTGCCCTTGTCAGAGAGATTGGTAGGACTAACCCAAAAGACTATGTGAAGGACACTGCTGGGGCTGAAAATATTGGGCGTTTTCTGGTAGAGATTGCGGACCGGTTGCCAAAGCTGATTTCAACCAACATTGGAGTCCTGGTCCCACACTTTGGTGGGGAATCTTATAAGATAAGGAATGCTCTTGTTGGGGTTCTTGGAAAGTTAGTTGCAAAGGCGTTTAAGGATGATGAGGGTGAAGTGAGTTCTAAATCTGTTCGTCTCCGAACCAAGCAAGCCATGTTGGAAATTTTGCTTGAACGGTGTCGAGATGTTTCGGCTTATACTAGGAGCCGCGTTCTTCAGGTTTGGGCTGAACTATGTGAAGAGCATTCTGTTTCAATTGGTTTGTGGAATGAGGTTGCAGAAGTTGCTGCTGGAAGGTTGGAGGATAAGTCTGCAATTGTCAGGAAATCTGCATTGAATTTGCTTATATTGATGTTGCAGCACAATCCATTTGGCCCACAACTTCGAATAGCTTCATTTGAAGCAACCTTAGAGCAGTATAAGAAGAAGCTGAATGAACTTGAACCAGATGTGCCTGCAGAAAGTGTTGTGGATGATCTACCTTCTGATAATGATACTTGCAATGAAAATGGTGAAGTTCATAACATAGATGCTCAAGTTCTGGCTGAAGAGCAGCAGGAAAGTTCAACTGATAGTTGTTTGACTCAGACGGAAGAAGAGATTATTCAGAAGGATAATTCTGTGCCAGATGTTGGGAATTTGGAGCAGACCAGGGCCTTGGTTGCATCACTTGAGGCTGGCTTAAGGTTTTCTAAGTGTGTCTCTGCCACAATGCCTACACTTGTTCAATTAATGGCTTCATCTTCTGCCTCTGATGTTGAGAACACAATTCTCTTGTTGATGAGGTGCAAACAGTTCCAGATTGATGGTTCAGAAGCCTGCCTCCGCAAGATGTTGCCACTG GTATTTTCCCAGGATAAATCCATCTATGAGGCTGTGGAGAATGCCTTTGTTACaatttatataaggaaaaaCCCAGTAGAAACTGCAAAAAATCTTTTGAGTCTTGCCATAGATTCAAATATAGGAGATCTAGCAGCTTTGGAGTTTATTGTTGCGGCCTTGGTGTCCAAAGGTGATATATCTTCTGGCACG ATATCAGCATTATGGGATTTCTTTTGCTTTAGTGTTAGTGGAACCACTGCAGAGCAAAGTCGTGGTGCCTTATCTGTCCTTTGCATGGCGGCAAAATCATCCCCTGTTATTCTTGGCTCTCACTTACAAGACATTATTGATATTGGGTTTGGTCGTTGGGCTAAAGTGGAGCCTTTGCTTGCTAGAGCAGCATGTTTTGCTCTTCAAAGATTATCTGATGATGACAAGAAAAAGTTGCTATCAGTTAATGGCAGTCGTGTATTTGGTATGCTGGAAAGTTTAATTTCAGGATCTTGGCTTCCAGAGAATATATGGTATGCTGCTGCTGATAAAGCAATAGCTGCAATATATACAATTCATCCCACTCCAGAAACACTAGCTGCCAATATAGTGAAGAAATCTCTTAGTTCTGTGTTTGATTGTAGCGGAGGAGATGAGTTGCAGAATGACATTGACAGTGGTAGTGCTGGAATACTTACCACAGTGCAAGTTGTGAAATTGAGTAGATATCTATTTATTGCAAGTCATGTTGCCATGAATCAATTATTATATGTCGAATCTTGTGCTCGAAAGATCCAGAAACAAAGAGCTGCAAAAGAAAAGGCGGATATTGATCGTCACAACTTACAAAGTAATGGCACAACACCTGCTGATACACTTAAG GACAATAATATCAATGCCGAGCTAGGTCTTGCTGCATCTGCAGATGCAATGCTTGATACATTATCTGACAAAGCAGAAAAAGAGATTATTTCTGGTAATTCCAGTGAGAAGAACTTGATTGGGCATTGTGCACCTTTCCTGTCAAAGCTTTGCAGAAATTTTAGTCTGATGCAAAAG TATCCGGAACTACAAGCCTCTGGAATGCTTGCTTTATGTCGATTTATGATCATTGATGCAAAATTTTG TGATGCGAACCTACAGCTTCTCTTCACTGTTGTGGAGAATGCATCCTCAGAAACTGTTCGTTCCAATTGCACTATTGCTCTTGGAGATTTGGCAGTTCGGTTTCCTAACCTGTTAGAACCATGGACCGAGAACATGTATGCCCGGTTACAGGATGCTTCAGTTTCTGTTAGGAAGAATGCTGTTCTGGTGCTTTCGCATCTCATATTGAATGACATGATGAAG GTAAAAGGTTATATAAATGAAATGGCTATACAgttagaagatgaagaagagcGCATTTCAAGTCTAGCCAAACTTTTTTTCCATGAGTTATCTAAGAAGG GAAGCAATCCAATATATAATTTGCTTCCCGATATACTTGGCAAATTATCTATCCGGAATTTGAAGAGAGAGTCTTTCTGCAACATCATGCAGTTCCTAATTGCTTCCATCAAGAAG GACAAGCAGATGGAAGCTCTTGTTGAAAAGCTCTGCAATAGATTTAATGGAGTTACAG ATATCACACAATTGGAATATATTTCTTACTGCCTCTCTCAGCTGGCATTTACtgagaaaggaatgaaaaaacTCATGGAGTCATTCAAGACATATGAACATGCCTTATCAGAGGAATCTGTGATGGACCATTTCAAGAATATAATAAACAAG AGCAAGAAGTTTGCAAAACCAGAACTGAAATCGTGCATTGAGGAGTTTGAGGATAAACTTAATAAATTTCACGTGGAAAAGAAGGAGCAAGAAGTGACTGCAAGAAATGCCCAAATTCATCAGCAGAGATTTGGTAGCACGGAAGGTGTACCAGTATCTGGGAACGATGGAGAAGATAGTGCAGATTCTGATACTGAAG GGGTCACTAAATCCAGAGCTAAGAAAAGCAGCATGAAAGATCAAAAGGGCAATGTTTCTGCATCCACCAAAAGAAGTATTAGGTCAAAACGAAG GTAG